A region from the Chloroflexota bacterium genome encodes:
- a CDS encoding fumarylacetoacetate hydrolase family protein: MHWCRFQDGAGAAYGVVDGGTVRAMTGSPFDGGEAVAAGMAGDESRPLADVKLLIPCVPPTFYAAGANYRAHLAWAAQALGGSGAAPPRADIGYRAVNSLIAHDEAIIIPRDATGPVQVEGELAAVIGRTAKGLTRENALDCVLGYTIGNDVSERTWQRGDRTLWRAKNTDTFNPMGPWVTPGLDPEALTVITRINGEEASRYSTGDAIYSLVDFLVETTKYVTLYVGDVMWLGCDGATPDIVPGDVVEIEIPGIGTLRNPVEGE, from the coding sequence ATGCACTGGTGCAGGTTTCAGGATGGAGCCGGAGCCGCATACGGTGTCGTGGACGGCGGCACGGTACGCGCCATGACAGGCAGCCCCTTCGACGGCGGCGAGGCGGTCGCCGCTGGAATGGCGGGCGATGAGTCGAGGCCGCTGGCCGACGTGAAGCTGCTCATCCCTTGCGTTCCGCCTACCTTCTACGCGGCCGGGGCCAACTACCGCGCGCACTTGGCGTGGGCTGCGCAGGCCCTCGGCGGCAGCGGCGCTGCGCCGCCCCGCGCCGACATCGGCTACCGCGCGGTCAACAGCCTTATCGCCCACGATGAGGCCATCATCATCCCGCGCGACGCCACCGGTCCCGTGCAGGTCGAGGGTGAGCTGGCCGCGGTCATCGGCCGCACGGCCAAGGGGCTGACGCGCGAGAACGCCCTCGACTGCGTGCTCGGCTACACCATCGGCAACGACGTCAGCGAGCGCACGTGGCAGCGCGGCGACCGCACGCTGTGGCGCGCGAAGAACACGGACACCTTCAACCCGATGGGCCCGTGGGTTACCCCCGGCCTGGACCCGGAGGCGCTGACGGTCATCACCCGCATCAACGGCGAGGAGGCCTCGCGGTACTCCACCGGCGATGCCATCTACTCGCTCGTCGACTTCCTTGTGGAGACCACCAAGTACGTCACCCTCTACGTCGGCGACGTCATGTGGCTCGGCTGCGACGGCGCCACGCCCGACATCGTTCCCGGCGACGTCGTGGAAATCGAGATCCCGGGCATCGGCACCCTGCGCAACCCCGTCGAGGGGGAGTAG
- a CDS encoding Lin0512 family protein, whose product MAKKRFLLEMGMGVDLHGRDYTKAAQRAVREAIWHNSFGAARHLGKGVDEMLVDVIIAAPDPDAVDGAAVLEALPHGNNNTIKVVQGGLDIPNEAGDDSTVIVNAAVVVSFDL is encoded by the coding sequence ATGGCCAAGAAGCGGTTTCTCCTGGAGATGGGCATGGGCGTCGACCTGCACGGGCGCGACTACACCAAGGCCGCGCAGCGCGCTGTGCGCGAGGCCATCTGGCACAACAGCTTTGGCGCCGCCCGCCACCTCGGCAAGGGCGTCGACGAGATGCTGGTGGACGTGATCATCGCCGCGCCGGACCCGGACGCCGTCGACGGCGCGGCCGTGCTGGAGGCGCTGCCCCACGGCAACAACAACACCATCAAGGTCGTGCAGGGCGGCCTCGATATCCCCAATGAGGCGGGCGACGACTCGACGGTCATCGTAAACGCCGCGGTGGTGGTCAGCTTCGACCTGTAG
- a CDS encoding dienelactone hydrolase family protein, which produces MATVSEELAISTADGTMTGYAYLPEGDGPHPAVIVIQEIFGVDDHIKDVASRFAAEGYYAVAPDLFYRQGDGLTVSYDNREEAFALRATTTPEGITADLNALMAHLQSDARANSNVGIVGYCFGGGVVYLASHAVPGVSAAAIYYGGGIVPRDDAPAGAPNGLDHAGAVACPVIGFWGSEDAGIPVAHVERIEQALKDAGKDVEFHVYEGAGHGFFCDGRVSYNKEASDDAWPRTLAFFKRNLGTD; this is translated from the coding sequence ATGGCTACTGTATCTGAGGAACTCGCCATCTCCACGGCGGATGGCACCATGACCGGCTATGCCTATCTTCCGGAGGGCGACGGCCCTCACCCGGCGGTCATCGTGATCCAGGAGATCTTTGGCGTCGACGACCACATCAAGGACGTCGCCAGCCGCTTCGCCGCCGAGGGCTACTACGCCGTGGCCCCCGACCTGTTCTACCGGCAGGGCGACGGCCTGACCGTCTCCTACGACAACCGTGAAGAGGCCTTCGCGCTGCGGGCCACCACCACGCCCGAGGGCATCACGGCCGACCTGAACGCGCTGATGGCGCACCTGCAGAGCGACGCCCGCGCCAACTCCAACGTTGGCATTGTGGGCTACTGCTTCGGCGGCGGCGTGGTCTACCTCGCCTCCCACGCGGTGCCCGGCGTCTCCGCCGCGGCCATCTACTACGGCGGCGGAATCGTCCCCCGCGACGACGCCCCCGCGGGCGCGCCCAACGGCCTCGACCACGCCGGCGCAGTCGCGTGCCCGGTCATCGGCTTCTGGGGCTCGGAGGACGCAGGCATCCCCGTCGCACACGTCGAGCGCATCGAGCAGGCGTTAAAGGACGCGGGCAAAGACGTGGAGTTCCACGTCTACGAGGGCGCCGGCCACGGCTTCTTCTGCGACGGCCGCGTCAGCTACAACAAGGAAGCGTCCGACGACGCCTGGCCGCGCACACTGGCCTTCTTCAAGCGGAACCTGGGCACAGACTAG
- a CDS encoding DMT family transporter produces MPPALLAVVAGMFFALASFFTRLGLERGTTDAAVRTAALVAVAVSWPLFVFLAPWMSLSSWAVLAFVGAGVCGPFLGRLLLFTGLQRVGVAVTTPIYNVQVLFTAVAGVLFFSETLTPFIGAGTVAMLVGLALLGLDASGGNRDRPRRPLDLLFPLGAGFFIAITYVFRKWGLQITPEIFLGLAVMSSTALLTSMGAGAVKGQALSIPRGRTLLLFTIGGAMAITAHLCVLGALLRGDLLIVVPLQNMEPLFAVVLSRLFLRRLELVSPAIVAGAALVVTGGVLVNL; encoded by the coding sequence ATGCCTCCCGCACTCCTCGCCGTCGTCGCGGGCATGTTCTTCGCGCTGGCATCGTTCTTCACCCGGCTGGGCCTCGAACGGGGAACCACGGATGCGGCGGTGCGAACGGCTGCGCTGGTCGCCGTTGCCGTATCCTGGCCGCTGTTCGTCTTCCTCGCCCCGTGGATGAGCCTCTCAAGCTGGGCGGTGCTTGCCTTCGTGGGGGCTGGAGTGTGCGGGCCCTTCCTGGGACGGCTGTTGCTGTTTACGGGATTGCAGCGTGTGGGCGTCGCCGTAACCACGCCCATATACAACGTGCAGGTGCTCTTCACCGCGGTCGCCGGCGTGCTGTTCTTCAGCGAGACGCTCACGCCGTTCATCGGCGCTGGGACGGTGGCGATGCTGGTGGGCCTTGCGCTGCTGGGGTTGGACGCCTCCGGCGGCAACCGCGACAGGCCGCGGCGCCCGCTGGACCTGCTGTTCCCTCTGGGCGCCGGGTTCTTCATCGCCATCACGTACGTGTTCCGCAAGTGGGGGCTGCAAATAACGCCCGAGATCTTCCTCGGTCTGGCGGTGATGTCGTCGACCGCGCTCCTGACGTCGATGGGCGCGGGCGCCGTCAAGGGGCAGGCGCTCTCCATCCCTCGCGGCCGCACGCTCCTGCTGTTCACCATCGGCGGAGCGATGGCCATCACGGCCCATCTGTGCGTCCTGGGCGCGCTGTTGCGAGGCGACCTGTTGATTGTGGTGCCTCTGCAGAACATGGAGCCGCTCTTTGCCGTGGTGCTCTCGAGACTCTTCCTGCGGCGCCTCGAGCTAGTCTCGCCGGCCATCGTAGCGGGCGCGGCGCTGGTGGTGACCGGCGGCGTGCTCGTCAACCTCTAG